In Alosa sapidissima isolate fAloSap1 chromosome 11, fAloSap1.pri, whole genome shotgun sequence, a single window of DNA contains:
- the cspg4 gene encoding chondroitin sulfate proteoglycan 4 produces MNMGAGEIVLSTSQGLQLNNLLDHHVSISLKESKFTMAVDDLFTTDTDVPEGEDDLNIDVGVFLGGKDDLDVSYLNHAVPPFRGCITDVKFESHQFDILASETTDCQDTKEICSDEFEAADGEAISFISPDSFVSLPTWVRTSSAIHTLELLMKTTIEDALLIFHPGRESDFIALGVVGGYLKGVVDLGNGILALDNLKVQLDDDQWHRIKVTVDSDKFEMNVDSQSVSLTIGGTETLDLIGNLYLGGIPGKMKDVFREANYLSRMEEEVTSESFIGCMGEIKVNEKDKSLQDALVTKDVHVKCEGEDYDYSSYDEFETPTTTAPVRIRYVDVIPEDRHCYPTNDMPEVFQNVTKLLDVTALLVPEGGEAYLDINNLHPTFDIAAAGIRQSQIIFTLQNDPWYGLVDMNINSRRTKKFTLLDVASKKIKYLHDGNEKYGDQIQLEVVAHSSGYLPDCLKTAWQYVLPVEILPVNDMPQLSGGDIAITENGRTRLSPNLIKIVDSDTRCDDLVVRVMSESNTPEGYLENVQHPGESISQFTCRQLKDGLISYVHKGGSGAGLKLMVSDGQSSSEPTTFKLSVTQPQIKLVTNTGLLISQGGHSTIGIQQLAVFVTPRNGDVLYNITQPLRYGELQLTTAGDVPRKVTYFRQSDLEQNRLRYVSTDTSDQEDTVAEYVQFNVHLGQQSLTDNSFLIKITPAKVKVENMAPLEVEAGQQRVISQAELQATVTGTSLEPDSIQYILVKPPILGTLQSQGRELGEGDTFTQQELSSAHISYSPKVQRVVDAQDQFQFKVLADNQYSPMYTFPIKILADSNTPVLTNERLTILEGGENILNKEYLWIETPNSPDYVYKILQSPQHGYIFRESPPDQPRFEGAVTVFSNEDLLLNRLIYKHDGSETGDDYFTFQAYEQTEGSVSTDRVESLGGTFRISIQSKNDHVPQRVIDKTFNVVRNGQRLLTTDDILFGDSDSDFNDTQLVYARVGILSGNIVSAADPSQALYRFTQADLRDHKVLFVHHGADHERFQLRISDGLHKTTALLEIQAGDPYLQVVNNSIAVMDHGSTKTLNTTLLSADTNVDIQDGSEIIYEVTVPPSDGRIIVSGIEASQFTQKDLKKGVVSYEHHDYSLKSKDSFSFTVRCKEHSEDGIFRIKIFKQGYLSEPKVINNQRIVSYEGEHTVIDQDHLKVEQPDILPTEMVFTIKQYPQLGHVVKMNKDSESTASPVLDYIQAFTQEDLNKGHILYVSTPVQGTDVFSVDVSNGFTSVEDLEVHVNIVPRLIPVQTFNFTVREGGAVALSQELLNISHAFYRMNNIDFIVEEPPEHGDIRYLEGDDFELSSFTWDEVKRKVVYYLHDSTETTEDSFTLTASDFENTRRSFPITFGVTIIPVNDEPPRLERNTGIEVVVGEEAVITNRELNTQDVDTPKDELIYSVEALTNGMVALKITPDESIDNFTQAQIDNGEIIFIHEGSESGSFKFTVTDGEHTSPLYHFEVTAKQPTITVETGEELMVFPGTKQAISSGMLKAVTDEDGDEIRYSLQKSPRRGRLIRQIQRNQFEEITTFSQAELEAGNIYYEHQMPEEPFWVVRDSLQLQLSSPSLSSVLLPITVSFSAADHNVSSQLWKNKGLDVVQGQSRVIDRSRLDASNLLASLPESEHDTQDVLYKVKEFPTHGRLKLAGVDITQDTPYFHQEDVDSDALEYQHDDSGAPSDSFSFRAWLNPHGRGPSSPQPSALVMEEIFRLNVRPRDSSPPELVSLDLLLEVLQGSTEVLSKQYLNTIDEDSTPDEVRFKVLKSPANGQLINTDTNQQIKEFTQEDINAERVAFVSDGSLSQGFMEFTVTDGKHHTAPYTLHIGILAHTLVLTKPQEIYVLQGDDQTPITDSMLRASTGGPIEEEVLYKITSTPKYAALMVDRQTTHAFTQKQISEGRVSVRFVTSTSPRDSILFLARSRAANVSSVLNITVKPLAKIAKDPLLPRGATVLVDGQLLDATPLANKAKTLPTFTVIQKPKSARFVRMKGEGEGKPVDTFTQKDLDDGLVALEILNNTGKQADADAKDEARLLLKAHGVPPAECVLLFTTALYSPKGVYGATVVKTPTLPEKNGVSPGRRGNWPYGAGQTTASPNPGSRKTPMVSRRGNLWSILIPILIILLLLILAAVLAYYLVRRNKTGKHNVQTVATKPKNGEVSQETFRKTDPANNIPMSSMDGKEADPELLQHCRTTNPALKKNQYWV; encoded by the exons ATGAATATGGGAGCTGGAGAGATAGTCCTTTCAACATCACAGGGTCTTCAGCTAAACAATCTTTTGGACCACCATGTATCCATCTCGCTGAAAGAATCCAAATTCACAATGGCAGTTGATGACCTGTTTACCACTGACACTGATGTACCGGAAGGTGAAGATGACCTTAACATCGATGTTGGTGTTTTCCTCGGAGGCAAAGACGACTTGGATGTGTCATATCTCAACCACGCTGTCCCTCCATTCCGAGGCTGCATTACTGATGTCAAGTTTGAGTCCCATCAGTTTGATATACTTGCCTCAGAAACCACAGACTGTCAAGACACAAAAGAGATCTGCAGTGATGAGTTTGAAGCTGCCGATGGGGAGGCTATAAGCTTCATCAGCCCTGACTCTTTCGTCTCCCTACCCACGTGGGTCAGGACTAGCAGTGCCATTCACACTCTTGAACTGTTGATGAAGACCACGATTGAAGACGCTCTCTTGATCTTTCATCCCGGACGAGAGTCAGACTTCATAGCTCTTGGAGTGGTGGGCGGGTATTTGAAAGGGGTGGTGGACTTAGGCAATGGCATTCTGGCACTTGACAATCTGAAGGTTCAGTTGGATGACGATCAGTGGCACAGAATCAAGGTTACGGTTGACTCTGACAAGTTTGAAATGAATGTGGACAGTCAGTCTGTCTCTCTTACCATTGGTGGGACAGAGACATTGGACTTGATTGGCAATCTGTATTTAGGAGGAATTCCAGGCAAGATGAAAGATGTATTTAGAGAGGCAAACTACCTGTCACGGATGGAAGAAGAAGTCACGTCAGAATCATTCATTGGATGTATGGGAGAAATTAAAGTGAATGAAAAAGACAAAAGCCTTCAAGATGCATTGGTCACTAAAGATGTGCATGTCAAGTGTGAGGGGGAGGACTATGATTACTCAAGTTATGATGAGTTTGAGACACCCACAACCACTGCCCCAGTACGAATTCGATATGTTGATGTAATTCCTGAGGATAGACATTGTTACCCAACTAATGACATGCCAGAAGTCTTCCAAAATGTCACAAAGCTTCTTGATGTCACAGCTTTACTTGTCCCTGAAGGAGGTGAAGCCTACCTAGACATTAACAATCTACACCCAACCTTTGACATAGCTGCAGCTGGCATTCGGCAATCTCAGATTATTTTCACTCTTCAAAATGATCCATGGTACGGATTAGTGGATATGAACATCAATAGCAGACGGACAAAAAAATTTACTCTCCTGGATGTGGCCAGTAAGAAGATTAAGTATCTTCATGACGGAAATGAGAAGTACGGTGACCAGATTCAGCTGGAAGTGGTAGCCCATAGCAGTGGCTACCTTCCAGACTGCCTAAAAACCGCTTGGCAGTATGTCCTTCCAGTGGAAATCCTCCCCGTCAATGACATGCCCCAGCTGAGTGGTGGAGACATCGCTATCACTGAAAACGGACGCACCCGATTGAGCCCCAACCTCATAAAGATTGTTGATTCAGATACTCGTTGTGATGACTTGGTTGTTCGTGTGATGTCCGAGTCAAATACACCAGAGGGATATCTAGAGAACGTCCAGCACCCTGGAGAGAGCATCAGTCAGTTTACCTGTCGACAGCTAAAGGATGGACTCATTTCTTATGTACATAAAGGAGGGAGTGGGGCAGGACTGAAATTAATGGTATCAGATGGTCAGTCTTCTAGTGAACCCACCACATTTAAGCTATCTGTGACACAACCACAAATCAAACTTGTGACCAACACAGGCCTTCTTATATCCCAAGGTGGTCATTCTACCATTGGTATACAACAATTGGCTGTTTTTGTCACTCCCAGGAATGGAGATGTTTTATACAATATCACTCAGCCACTGAGATATGGTGAGCTGCAGTTAACCACAGCTGGTGATGTGCCAAGGAAGGTGACATATTTCCGACAGTCAGATTTGGAACAAAACCGTTTAAGGTACGTCAGCACAGACACAAGTGATCAGGAGGACACAGTGGCTGAGTATGTTCAATTTAATGTCCATCTTGGACAACAGTCACTGACAGACAACAGCTTTCTAATCAAGATCACACCTGCTAAAGTGAAGGTGGAAAACATGGCTCCACTGGAGGTTGAGGCAGGGCAGCAGAGAGTTATTTCACAAGCAGAACTTCAGGCAACAGTGACAGGAACATCCTTGGAACCAGATTCAATACAATATATTCTTGTGAAGCCTCCAATCCTGGGGACTCTACAGTCACAAGGCAGAGAACTTGGGGAGGGTGATACATTTACTCAGCAAGAACTGTCAAGTGCTCACATAAGCTACAGCCCCAAAGTCCAAAGAGTGGTCGATGCGCAGGACCAATTTCAGTTTAAAGTGTTAGCAGACAATCAGTATTCTCCCATGTACACATTCCCAATTAAAATTCTGGCCGACTCGAACACTCCAGTTTTAACTAATGAGCGGCTTACCATCCTTGAGGGAGGGGAAAACATCTTAAATAAAGAATATCTCTGGATTGAGACACCGAACTCACCAGACTATGTGTACAAAATTTTGCAAAGCCCACAGCATGGTTACATCTTTCGAGAGTCTCCCCCAGATCAGCCAAGGTTTGAAGGCGCAGTGACAGTGTTCAGTAATGAAGACCTGCTCCTCAACAGGCTCATTTACAAACATGATGGATCAGAAACAGGAGATGATTACTTCACCTTCCAGGCATATGAGCAGACAGAGGGCAGTGTGAGCACTGACAGAGTGGAGTCTTTGGGTGGTACTTTTAGAATATCAATCCAGTCGAAAAATGATCATGTGCCACAACGCGTCATTGACAAGACCTTCAATGTGGTGCGGAACGGACAGAGGTTGTTGACCACAGATGACATCCTGTTTGGCGACAGCGATTCGGACTTCAACGATACTCAGCTGGTGTACGCACGTGTGGGAATTTTGTCCGGCAACATAGTCTCTGCTGCAGATCCCTCCCAGGCCCTGTACCGTTTCACTCAAGCTGACCTGAGGGACCACAAAGTCCTCTTTGTTCATCACGGGGCAGACCATGAGAGGTTCCAACTTCGGATATCTGACGGTTTGCACAAGACGACAGCCTTGCTTGAAATTCAAGCTGGGGATCCGTACCTTCAGGTGGTGAACAACAGCATCGCAGTCATGGATCACGGCAGTACAAAAACACTTAACACTACTTTGCTTAGTGCCGACACTAATGTGGACATCCAAGATGGCAGTGAAATCATATACGAGGTGACAGTGCCACCAAGTGATGGGAGGATCATCGTCAGTGGAATTGAGGCCTCGCAATTCACACAAAAGGATCTGAAGAAGGGTGTGGTGTCATATGAACACCATGACTACAGTCTAAAGTCAAAAGACTCTTTTAGCTTCACAGTTAGATGTAAAGAACATTCCGAAGATGGAATATTCAGGATCAAAATATTCAAACAAGGCTACTTGTCTGAACCAAAAGTGATCAATAATCAGAGGATCGTCTCATATGAGGGAGAACATACAGTAATAGACCAAGATCATTTGAAG GTAGAACAACCTGACATCCTGCCAACTGAAATGGTGTTCACCATTAAACAATACCCACAACTGGGACACGTAGTGAAGATGAACAAGGACTCAGAGAGCACAGCATCCCCAGTGCTGGATTACATCCAAGCCTTCACCCAGGAGGATCTTAATAAGGGTCACATCCTCTACGTGTCCACCCCAGTTCAGGGGACTGATGTCTTCAGCGTTGATGTCAGCAATGGCTTCACCTCAGTGGAGGACTTGGAGGTGCACGTCAACATCGTCCCACGGCTCATCCCAGTTCAAACCTTCAACTTCACTGTAAGGGAAGGTGGGGCTGTTGCACTGTCCCAGGAGCTGCTGAACATATCGCATGCCTTCTACCGGATGAACAATATTGACTTCATAGTGGAGGAACCTCCTGAGCACGGAGACATTCGTTACCTGGAGGGGGATGATTTTGAGCTGTCCTCCTTTACTTGGGATGAG GTGAAGAGGAAGGTTGTCTACTACCTGCATGACAGCACAGAGACCACAGAAGACAGCTTTACTCTCACTGCATCTGACTTTGAGAACACCAGAAGAAGCTTCCCCATCACTTTTGGTGTCACCATTATCCCTGTAAATGATGAACCACCACGTCTTGAGCGCAATACTGGAATAGAG GTTGTTGTTGGCGAAGAGGCTGTTATCACCAACAGAGAGCTGAATACCCAGGATGTGGACACGCCAAAAGATGAATTGATTTATTCCGTTGAAGCACTCACTAATGGGATGGTGGCTCTGAAAATAACCCCTGATGAAAGCATTGACAACTTCACTCAGGCACAAATCGACAACGGCGAGATCATTTTCATTCATGAAG GCTCTGAGTCCGGAAGCTTCAAGTTTACCGTGACGGATGGAGAACACACATCGCCACTTTATCACTTTGAGGTCACCGCCAAGCAACCAACCATCACCGTGGAAACAGGAGAAGAACTCATGGTGTTCCCAG GGACAAAACAGGCAATCAGCAGTGGCATGTTGAAGGCTGTCACTGATGAGGATGGAGATGAAATAAGGTACTCACTGCAGAAGTCACCTCGGCGAGGAAGACTCATCAGGCAAATCCAGAGAAACCAGTTTGAAGAGATAACAACCTTCTCACAAGCAGAG CTGGAAGCTGGAAACATCTACTATGAACACCAGATGCCCGAGGAACCCTTCTGGGTCGTACGTGACTCGCTGCAGCTGCAGTTGTCATCACCCTCGCTCTCGAGCGTCCTCCTACCCATCACTGTGTCTTTCTCCGCCGCCGATCACAATGTTTCATCTCAGCTCTGGAAGAATAAAG GTTTAGATGTAGTCCAAGGCCAGAGTAGGGTCATAGACAGATCCCGATTGGATGCCTCCAACCTGCTGGCCAGCCTTCCCGAGTCCGAGCACGACACCCAGGATGTGTTGTACAAAGTGAAGGAGTTCCCGACTCATGGCCGGCTCAAACTGGCCGGTGTGGACATCACACAAGACACCCCGTACTTTCACCAGGAGGACGTGGACAGCGATGCTCTAGAGTATCAGCACGATGACTCTGGCGCCCCCTCTGACAGCTTCTCCTTCCGTGCCTGGCTCAACCCCCACGGGAGGGGCCCCTCTAGCCCACAGCCGTCCGCTCTGGTTATGGAGGAGATCTTCCGCCTGAACGTCCGACCACGCGACTCCAGCCCCCCGGAGCTCGTCAGCCTGGACCTGCTGTTGGAGGTTCTACAGGGTTCCACTGAGGTCCTCTCCAAGCAGTACCTCAACACCATCGATGAGGACAGCACCCCTGATGAGGTGCGCTTCAAGGTCCTGAAAAGCCCCGCCAACGGCCAGCTCATCAACACAGACACCAACCAACAAATCAAGGAGTTCACCCAGGAGGACATTAATGCTGAACGAGTGGCATTTGTAAGTGACGGGAGCCTCTCACAAGGTTTTATGGAGTTCACCGTCACAGATGGAAAGCATCACACCGCACCATACACGCTCCATATTGGCATTCTGGCCCACACACTGGTGCTGACCAAGCCCCAGGAGATCTATGTGTTGCAGGGAGATGATCAAACCCCCATCACTGACTCCATGCTGAGGGCCAGTACTGGCGGGCCCATTGAGGAGGAAGTCCTCTACAAAATCACCAGCACACCTAAGTATGCTGCCTTGATGGTGGACAGGCAAACAACCCATGCCTTCACTCAAAAGCAAATCAGTGAGGGTCGGGTGAGTGTACGGTTTGTGACATCTACGTCACCACGGGACAGCATTCTCTTCCTGGCACGGAGCAGAGCTGCCAACGTTTCTTCTGTGCTGAACATCACAGTGAAACCACTGGCGAAGATAGCAAAGGATCCTCTTCTTCCCAGGGGCGCTACTGTCCTGGTTGATGGGCAGCTGCTGGACGCCACTCCACTTGCCAACAAGGCAAAGACCCTCCCAACATTTACGGTCATCCAGAAGCCAAAGTCAGCACGGTTTGTCAGAatgaaaggagagggggagggcaaGCCTGTGGACACGTTCACTCAAAAGGATTTGGACGACGGACTCGTTGCCCTGGAGATCTTGAACAACACCGGCAAACAGGCAGATGCTGATGCGAAGGATGAGGCCCGCTTGCTTCTTAAAGCTCATGGGGTCCCGCCTGCTGAGTGTGTCCTGCTGTTCACTACTGCCCTCTACAGTCCCAAAGGTGTATATGGAGCAACAGTTGTAAAAACCCCAACATTACCAGAAAAGAATGGTGTATCCCCAGGGCGGCGGGGAAACTGGCCTTATGGGGCGGGCCAAACTACAGCCTCCCCAAATCCAGGGTCACGCAAGACCCCAATGGTGTCCCGGCGGGGCAACCTGTGGTCAATCCTCATACCAATATTGATCATCCTCCTGCTTCTGATTCTAGCCGCTGTTCTGGCGTACTATCTGGTGCGCAGGAACAAGACGGGAAAGCACAACGTCCAGACGGTTGCCACCAAGCCCAAAAACGGTGAAGTCAGTCAGGAGACATTTAGGAAAACAGATCCAGCCAATAACATTCCCATGTCCAGCATGGACGGAAAGGAGGCCGATCCTGAATTGCTGCAGCACTGCCGGACAACAAACCCTGCcctgaaaaaaaatcagtacTGGGTATGA